One Phragmites australis chromosome 23, lpPhrAust1.1, whole genome shotgun sequence DNA window includes the following coding sequences:
- the LOC133906484 gene encoding pentatricopeptide repeat-containing protein At2g38420, mitochondrial-like — MSASHRLVPRPEATGHHSLLVTLARHGRLAAAATLFSTALRTTRALNSLLAALCSSSSSPAFLRVAPFVLLRAAPHASPDAATFRILTSALCRARRPSAAADVLSCMPALLLDPDEHHCRAVLASLCRCGPARDALAFLDDMRRWGVSPSRSDHRAVLDALLREGMAAEAYEAVVKQMDADGVAPGLPEFERILRAFSDGGAFDAVEEVFDEMLLRGLVPDVGVYNVYVGALCDKGDLAGARRMVECMERVGCPPDVRTFTVVVAGCVSAGDTDAAREAAREAIRRGLRWDAPALSELIGVLRAGGHVTQVRALLLEIMRDGCAAPLDASVFGQLIGVALCDNEEGLCAEAAGVMVAT; from the coding sequence ATGAGCGCGAGCCACCGATTAGTCCCGCGGCCGGAAGCCACCGGCCACCACAGCTTGTTGGTGACCCTCGCGCGCCAcggccgcctcgccgccgccgccaccctctTCTCCACCGCCCTCCGCACCACCCGCGCCCTCAACTCCCTCCTCGCCgcactctgctcctcctcctcctccccggcgttCCTCCGCGTCGCCCCGTTCGTCCTCCTCCGCGCCGCACCCCACGCCTCCCCCGACGCCGCCACCTTCCGCATCCTCACCTCCGCGCTCTGCCGCGCTCGCcggccctccgccgccgccgacgtccTGAGCTGCATGCccgccctcctcctcgaccCCGACGAGCACCACTGCCGCGCGGTCCTCGCCTCCCTGTGCCGGTGCGGCCCCGCTCGGGACGCGCTGGCGTTCTTGGACGACATGCGACGGTGGGGCGTCTCACCGAGCAGGTCGGACCACCGCGCCGTCCTCGACGCGCTCCTGCGGGAGGGGATGGCGGCCGAGGCGTACGAGGCAGTGGTGAAGCAGATGGACGCCGACGGGGTCGCTCCGGGGCTCCCGGAGTTCGAGCGCATACTGCGAGCATTCAGCGACGGCGGAGCATTCGACGCCGTCGAGGaggtgttcgacgaaatgctCCTTCGGGGGCTTGTGCCGGACGTGGGCGTCTACAATGTCTACGTGGGCGCGCTGTGCGACAAGGGCGACCTGGCGGGCGCACGCCGGATGGTGGAGTGCATGGAGCGCGTCGGCTGCCCGCCGGACGTCAGGACTTTCACTGTCGTGGTCGCAGGGTGCGTGTCTGCTGGTGACACGGACGCCGCCAGGGAGGCCGCGCGGGAGGCGATAAGGCGGGGTCTGCGGTGGGATGCACCGGCGCTGTCGGAGCTGATAGGCGTGCTGCGTGCCGGCGGCCATGTCACGCAGGTGCGTGCGCTGCTGTTGGAAATCATGCGTGACGGATGCGCTGCACCGTTGGACGCGTCGGTGTTCGGGCAGCTGATAGGAGTAGCGTTGTGTGACAACGAGGAGGGTCTATGTGCGGAGGCTGCCGGAGTGATGGTAGCAACCTGA
- the LOC133906246 gene encoding double-stranded RNA-binding protein 8-like translates to MDGGAGAGAGAAAPPHAATNTYPASNVAIAPFPAPVGIRVENCYVFKSRLQEYAQKAGLPTPEYHTLKEGPSHEPIFRSTVVVNNNKYDSLPGFFSRKAAEQSAAEAALMEIVKSVPANENIPAVQETGLCKNLLQEYAQKMNYAIPSYICTKQASGVAPFICTIEIGGIQYIGAAARTKKEAEIKAARTALLAIQGQSEGFTNGATKYIVVPSQRQVKETEKKAVETPKPLKVKKSGYKKKWNKRKFMRKTDQTVDAEKDGAIVVAGDAHDSDVPMQTTITEEPSTHTIISQPDEEARRVEHELLRYTTMVQSNEEATIAKQEPPSGSAMLLHDDEARRIEQEPSRDTAMVSIVKQEPPIDTAILQPREESRTVEPEPPRDAALLQLNEEARSIKQEPLSNAEA, encoded by the exons ATGGAcggcggagccggagccggagccggagccgcagcGCCGCCCCATGCCGCAACGAACACCTACCCTGCGTCCAACGTCGCGATTGCCCCCTTCCCCGCCCCCGTCGGTATCA GGGTTGAGAATTGCTATGTGTTCAAGAGCCGCCTTCAAGAGTATGCGCAGAAAGCTGGTCTTCCAACACCAGAGTACCATACCCTCAAAGAAGGCCCTTCCCATGAACCCATCTTCAGGTCCACGGTGGTCGTTAACAACAACAAGTACGACTCGCTGCCCGGATTCTTCAGCCGAAAGGCTGCAGAACAGTCAGCAGCGGAAGCTGCGCTCATGGAGATAGTCAAGTCGGTACCAGCAAATGAAAACATCCCAGCAGTT CAAGAAACTGGCTTGTGCAAGAATCTTCTTCAGGAGTACGCTCAGAAGATGAATTATGCCATTCCGTCTTATATTTGCACTAAACAAGCTTCAGGCGTAGCTCCTTTCATATGCACTATTGAGATTGGTGGCATACAATACATTGGTGCTGCAGCTAGAACGAAGAAGGAGGCAGAGATAAAAGCCGCCCGGACTGCTCTTCTGGCAATCCAGG GTCAATCAGAGGGTTTCACAAATGGTGCTACAAAGTACATTGTTGTTCCTAGCCAAAGGCAGGTTAAGGAGACAGAGAAAAAGGCAGTTGAAACCCCAAAACCACTTAAAGTCAAGAAAAGTGGTTACAAGAAAAAATGGAACAAGaggaaattcatgaggaagacTGACCAAACAGTTGATGCTGAAAAGGATGGAGCTATAGTGGTGGCTGGGGATGCTCATGATTCTGATGTCCCAATGCAGACAACAATAACAGAGGAGCCATCCACCCACACTATAATCTCACAGCCTGATGAGGAAGCAAGAAGAGTAGAACATGAGCTTCTTAGATATACTACAATGGTGCAATCTAATGAGGAAGCTACAATTGCAAAGCAGGAGCCACCCAGTGGCAGTGCAATGCTGCTACATGATGATGAAGCTAGAAGAATAGAACAGGAACCATCAAGAGATACTGCAATGGTTTCAATTGTAAAGCAGGAACCACCGATTGACACTGCAATTCTGCAACCTAGAGAGGAATCTAGGACAGTGGAACCGGAACCACCCAGAGATGCTGCATTGTTGCAACTTAATGAGGAAGCTAGAAGTATAAAACAGGAGCCACTCAGTAATGCTGAAGCCTAA